The segment AAAATTGTGTTTCCCAGGTGGGCGGAACTGCCCGAAATCGACCTTTATATGGACCAGCTTATAAGTTTTTTTGAAAAAAAGCTTGCGTTTTTGTTTGATAAGGACGAAAAGGGCGTCACGTCCACAATGATTAACAATTACGTCAAGCACAAGCTGATTATGCCGCCCGTCAAAAAGAAATATTCGCGCGAGCATCTCGCGTATCTGTTTGTGATAATCACGCTCAAAAAAGTGTTTACGATGTCCGAAATAAAAATGATTATCGAAAAAATGACGGCAAACGGCATAGCAAGCACGGTTTACGACGATTTCTGCGACTCGGCGGAGTGTGCGTGCGCGTCGGTTTTCGGGGATAAAAAAATTCCCCGTCTTGACGGATTTGACCCGTTGTTAAAATCGGTATCCCTCGCCGCGGCGTATAAGTTGTATTCGCAGAAATTGATTGAGGAACGAAGATAAAATAAAATATCAACATACATTATAAGGAAGTGTTTTTATGCTTGAAACAATAAAAGAACAGGTAAAATCGGCGGTGCGCGAGGTATGCGAGGCGTCGAAAATACAAAAAGGCGAAATTTTTGTAATCGGCTGTTCGTCCAGCGAAATAACGGGCGGTACAATCGGCAAAAATTCCAGCGAAGAAGTGGGAAAAGCGGTGTTCGGCTCGGCATACGAGGTGCTGAAAGAAAAGGGAATTTATCTTGCGGCGCAGTGCTGTGAGCATTTAAACCGCGCGCTTGTAGTTGAGAAAGAAACCGCGGAAAAATATTTCTATCCGTGCGTTAACGCGGTACCGTTCGTAAAGGCGGGCGGTTCGTTTGCAACCGCGGCATACGGCGGATTTGAAAATCCGTGCGTTGTGGAAAAAATAAGCGCAAAAGCAGGAATTGACATCGGCGAAACCCTCATCGGTATGCACATTGCGCCCGTTTGCGTTCCACTCCGCATTTCGGTTAAAAAAATCGGCGAGGCAAACGTTATCTGCGCAC is part of the Qingrenia yutianensis genome and harbors:
- a CDS encoding DUF1836 domain-containing protein, with the protein product MGENKAVMILEEKNEKIVFPRWAELPEIDLYMDQLISFFEKKLAFLFDKDEKGVTSTMINNYVKHKLIMPPVKKKYSREHLAYLFVIITLKKVFTMSEIKMIIEKMTANGIASTVYDDFCDSAECACASVFGDKKIPRLDGFDPLLKSVSLAAAYKLYSQKLIEERR
- a CDS encoding TIGR01440 family protein, which codes for MLETIKEQVKSAVREVCEASKIQKGEIFVIGCSSSEITGGTIGKNSSEEVGKAVFGSAYEVLKEKGIYLAAQCCEHLNRALVVEKETAEKYFYPCVNAVPFVKAGGSFATAAYGGFENPCVVEKISAKAGIDIGETLIGMHIAPVCVPLRISVKKIGEANVICARSRLKFIGGVRAHYDENLM